One Coregonus clupeaformis isolate EN_2021a unplaced genomic scaffold, ASM2061545v1 scaf1261, whole genome shotgun sequence genomic region harbors:
- the LOC121584720 gene encoding early growth response protein 2b codes for MMTAKTLDKVPVSLGAFVHPLSDSIYPVDHDSLPPGVAIFPNADLGGHYHDHLSGAPDGLMSGDMSLEKRSLDLSYSSFSQPPGHRNQTFTYMGKFSIDSQYPGNWNPEGVINIVSAGILGMTQPSSASSSPASSSSPGHFSSTLSCTMAQNQADMEHHIYSPPPPYSGCGEVYQDPSAFLSTGPGISYPPPSYSSPKPNTDSGLFPIIPDYAGFFQPPCQRDMQAMPDRKPFPCPLDSFRVPPPLTPLNTIRNFTLGGPVSDGPRLPTGYSPQNLPLRPILRPRKYPNRPSKTPVHERPYPCPAEGCDRRFSRSDELTRHIRIHTGHKPFHCRICMRNFSRSDHLTTHIRTHTGEKPFACDFCGRKFARSDERKRHTRIHLRQKDKKSSTASSNNTNSDHSGTGSISIPSGVCSSSTGQLAGCPSRAL; via the exons TCTACCCGGTGGATCATGACAGTCTGCCGCCCGGGGTGGCTATCTTTCCTAACGCTGATTTGGGAGGCCACTACCACGACCATCTTAGCGGAGCTCCAG ATGGCTTGATGAGTGGCGATATGAGCTTGGAGAAACGCTCTCTCGACCTGTCTTATTCCAGCTTCTCCCAGCCGCCTGGCCATCGGAACCAGACCTTCACCTACATGGGAAAGTTCTCCATCGACTCTCAGTATCCCGGTAACTGGAACCCAGAGGGCGTCATCAACATAGTGAGTGCGGGGATCCTGGGCATGACCCAGCcatcctctgcctcctcctcccctgcgtcctcctcctctcccggCCACTTCTCCTCCACGCTCAGCTGCACCATGGCCCAGAACCAGGCCGACATGGAGCATCACATCTACTCTCCCCCGCCTCCCTACTCCGGTTGTGGGGAGGTCTACCAGGACCCGTCGGCTTTCCTCTCCACCGGCCCCGGTATCTCCTACCCGCCGCCGTCCTACTCCTCCCCCAAGCCCAACACAGACTCGGGTCTCTTCCCCATCATCCCAGACTATGCTGGGTTCTTCCAGCCGCCCTGTCAGCGGGACATGCAGGCCATGCCTGACCGCAAGCCCTTCCCCTGCCCACTGGACTCCTTCAGAGTACCCCCACCTCTGACTCCCCTGAACACTATTAGGAACTTTACATTAGGTGGACCGGTCTCGGATGGACCCAGACTCCCCACGGGGTACAGCCCCCAGAACCTCCCCCTGAGACCCATCCTGCGGCCCAGAAAATACCCCAACAGACCGAGCAAGACCCCGGTCCATGAGCGGCCGTACCCCTGCCCAGCGGAGGGCTGCGACCGGCGGTTCTCCCGGTCTGACGAGCTGACCAGACACATCCGGATCCACACGGGACACAAACCGTTCCATTGCAGGATCTGCATGAGGAACTTCAGCCGCAGCGACCATCTCACCACCCACATCCGCACGCACACCGGAGAGAAGCCCTTCGCCTGTGATTTCTGTGGCCGTAAGTTCGCGAGGAGCGACGAGCGCAAAAGACACACCAGGATTCATCTCAGACAGAAAGATAAAAAATCATCCACTGCGTCATCAAACAACACGAACTCTGATCACTCCGGTACCGGTTCTATAAGCATACCTAGCGGAGTCTGCTCCTCTAGCACGGGACAGCTGGCGGGATGCCCCTCGCGGGCGTTATAG